The following DNA comes from Alienimonas californiensis.
GGCGCCTCGTGTGGGCGGCGTTGATCGGGACGCTGGGCCTACTGAGCGGGTTGGCCGCGGCGGCCTGTCAGGAAGGACTCGGGGGACGTGGACGGTTCGCTTCGCCGATCGCGGCCGGCGTGCTTTGTGCGGTGCTGTCGGCCCCGCTGACGCTGGTCGCGCTGCTCGTCGGTCCGGCGCTGCTCGGCGGAGGCTTGGCGGACGGTCCCCCGCCGCCGTGAGCGTCCCGGACGCTTGAAGCGTCCGGGACGCGGCGGTCTCTGGGGAGCCGGCGAGGGGACGGCGACACCCCAGGCTCGCGGCGGGGTTGGAACGGGTACACTCGTTCGTTCGCCCCCCTCCGCTCGGAGCCGTCCCCGATGTCCAGCCGCCGCCGCTTTCTGACCGCCTCCCTCGCCGCCGGCGGGGGGCTGTTGCTCGCCGAGCGGTTGTGGCACATCCCCGGGGCCTTTGCGGAGGAACTGGAGAAGTCCCGCGCCCGCACGCCGCGGCAGACCGAGGGGCCGTTCTATCCCGACCAGTTGCCGCTCGACACGGACAACGACCTGCTCCGCCTGAACGACGCCAGCACGCCGGCCCTCGGCGAGGTCACGCACCTCACCGGGCAGGTGCTCAGCGAAGCCGGCGAGCCGGTCCGCGGGGCCACGGTCGAAATCTGGCAGTGCGACGCCAACGGCAATTATATTCACACCCGCGGGGCCTCCAACGAGAATAAGGACGGCGGCTTCCAGGGCTTCGGCCGGTTCCTGACGGACGCACAGGGCCGGTATTATTTCCGCACGATCAAGCCGGTGCCGTACCCCGGCCGCACGCCGCACATCCACGTCGCGGTGAACCAGGGCGACAAGCGCATGCTGACGACGCAGTGCTACATCAAGGGCCTCCCTCAGAACGACCGCGACGGCGTGATGCGGAGCACGACCGAAGCCGAGCGCGACCTGCTGATGGTCCCCTGGGAGCCGGTCGCCGGCAGCGCCGCCGGCGAATGGCAGGCGAAGTTCGACCTCGTGCTGGGCGCCATGACCGACGAAGGCCCGGAAGCGAACGGCGGCGGCCGCCGCCAACCCCGCGGCCGCCGGGGGTGAAGGACGGGGCGGTGCCTGGGCGGGTGACACGCTTGGGCACTGCTCCGCAGGCCCGCCTTGAGAACATAGCCTCGGACTTCTCCGGGTCCCTGCCTGCCTGATTACTTAGGCAGACAAACGTTGCGGAACAGGATTGTAAACTCGTTGATCTGATAAGTTACACGGACGCTTTTAACGAATGGGGTTGAAGACGAAACGCTGCTGTTGAGGTCGAGGGCGTCCATCTGGTCCATGTCTAGGTCGAGCACTAGCGACAGAAGACCGCACGCGTTGAGGGACTGCATGTCAGATTCTGATGTCCAATGACCGGAATCGACCATCCTCTCTAAGACTGGTAGCAATCGGGGGTTGACCGCCTCGATGGCGAAGTTGATTGATCGAAGTTGCTCGAGGTTGATTTTGCCGCTCAAGAACGCATGTGCAGCACGCCCCATCAGAGTCGCCTTCCCAACATCGTTGAGGCGCTCAAGCACAAGCGTGATGTGCTCCCCAAACTTCTCTTTGTCATCTTGGCTCGGCAGGGCTTCTTCAAGCCTTCTGCTTCTCACTTCAGGAGGCACGTCCGCAATCTCTGCGAGTAGCCTGAGTAGCTTTTTGCAGAAGAAGTATTGCGCAACCGTCTTGGCCCCCTTATACAATTTTCTAAGAGCGGAGAAGACGGGCAGTGGCAACTCGTCTAGTGCCGCGTCGGCGAAAGACGCGCCGATGTCGCTTAAGTCAGATTTTAGGAGCGTCGTCGTCATCTCTCGCTCAATCAGGGCGGCACTATCTGCATCACCTGCCGTGGTGCCCTCTGCCGGAGTACTTGGTATTCCCTGAGAATTGATCATTAGGGGCCCGGCCGTAAGAGAATGGTCACACGTCGCAGCATAGCGGAGCGGACGGGTGCCATGCTCTCACCGCGGCGAGTGCGACGCCGGTCTCTTGCCGACCCGGCCCGCCGCGGGGTGAGCATGGAGGGCGACGCTCAGCTGTGGAGAGCGCGGCCGCGTCGCTCGCATGCTCACCCGCCTCCGCGGCGCTGGCGCTCCGCTCCGGCGTGAGAGCATGGCACACCGGGGCGGTGATCCGGCGGCGGCGCCGGGCATTGCGAACCGGGGCCGGTTGCCGCACGATTCGCCGCCCCCGTTCTTTCCAGTCGCCGGTCTGCCGTGCCCACGCCCGCCGAGGTTCGTAAGCAGGCCACGCTGGATCTGATCGTCTCGCCGTGGACGCTCGGGCCGGTCGTGCTGGGCGGCACGGCGCTGGCCGCCGGCTGGGCGATGGGGGGCGATCCGACCTGGCTGTTCGCCGGCGTGGGCGGACTGCTGGCCGGCGGGGGGATGCTGGCGACGCGGTGGCTCACGCAGCTCGAAGCCGTCACCCAGAACGCCTGGCGGAAGCTGATCGACGCGGAAAAGGCCGATCGGGAAACCGAGCTCGACCAGCTCGACCGGGCCCTGCAACGCGACGGCGACCCCTCCTCCCAAAAGCTGCTCCGCGCCCTGCGGACGATCCGGCAGGGGTTGGAGGAGGACGAAAAGGAGGGCCGGCTCGCCGGGGCGGGGGGGCTGGTCAAGGACCGGGCCGAGGAGGTGTTCGCCGCCTGCGTCGCTCAGTTGCGGCACAGCCTGGAACTGGACGAGACCGCCCGCCGCCTCGCCGGCCCGGCCCGCAAGGAGTTGCGGGCCGATCGGCAGGAGATTTTGAAGGAGGTCGCCGAAACGGTGCGGCACCTCGCCCGCACGGTCACGCAGGTGCGGGAGGCGCCCATCAAACGCAAGGAGGGCGACCTGGGCCGCCTGCGGGCCGAACTGGACGCCACCATGGAGGTCGCCCGCCGCACCGAGGCCCGCCTGAACGAACTGGACGCCGGATCGGGGCGGGTGCGGGAGTGACAACGCCGCGGGGCGGGCGTCGCCGGTTCGTCCCCCCTCTCCCTTGAGGGAGAGGGGCCGGGGGTGAGGGTGACGCACGGCTCGCCGGCTGCCGCTCTGTGCGGTGACCTGTTCGACGGAGAGTCGGCAGGCGGTTCACGGTCTGCCGAATCACCGCCCCCTCACCCCCGACCCCTCTCCCCCAAAAGGGGGGCGAGGGGGGACAAAGTCTGCGGACGTGGGAGAGCGGTTCGCCGCGCTCTTCTCCCCTCTCCCTTGAGGGAGAGGGGCCGGGGGTGAGGGTGAGGCACGGTTCACCCGCTCCCGTTCTCTGCTTTGACTGAACGGCACCGGGTGAGCAGGCGGAACGTGAACAGCGTCCGGGCGTCGCTGCCCCCTCACCCTCGACCCCTCTCCCCCAAAAGGGGGCGAGGGGGGACGGCCCGGCCCGCCCCCCGGCCGTTCGCTTTCGCCCGGTGCGTCACTTCTCCACACTCGGGGCGTGAACCGCCCTCGCCCGCCGGGCGTTCCCGTTCGCACACGCCCCGCACCTCCCACCGTCCGCGACCCATGTTCGGCGCCCTCGGCCGTCTGTTCCGTTCCATCGGCTACCTGTTCACCGGCAAAATGGACAAGGCCGGCGAGGGGCTGCGCTCCAACCCGGACGTCATGAAGGCGAACTACGACCGGATCGTCCGGGAGAAGCGCAGCCGCATCAACACTTATAAAGACGCGATCGCCGGGATGATCGCCCAGGAGGAGTCCAAGAAGCAGCGGCTCACCACGCTGGTGGGCGAGATCGAAAAGCTGGAGCAGCTCAAGGCCGGCGCCGCGGCGAAGGCCCGCAAGGTCGCCCAGAGCCACGGCGGGGACGCGGAGGCGGTCAAGAAGGACACCGAATACCTCAAGTGCAGCGCCGCCTTTAAAGACTTCAGCTCCACCCTGCAGGAAAAGCAGGACCGGGCCGCGGAGATCGAGGCGGACCTGGAGCAGCTCGTCACCAACGTCGCCGGCCATAAAACGCAGATCCAGTCGCTGATGCGCGAGCTGGACAAGTTGAAGGAGGAAAAGCACGACGCCGTCGCCGACGTCATGAGCGCCCAGGAGGAAAAGCAGCTCGCCGATATGATGACCGGCCTCGCCGAGGATCGGACCGGCGAGGAGCTGCGGGAACTCCGCGAGCTGCGCAACAAGGCCAAGGCGAACGCCCGCATCAGCCGGGAGGTCGCCGGGCTGGACACGCAGAAGGCGGAGGACGACTTCCTCGCCTACGCCCAGGCCGACGCCGCCGAGGACGAGTTCGACGCCCTGATCGGCCTGAGCCAGGAGGCCGACGGCGCCCCGGCGGTCAACGAGGCTCCGGTGAAGACCAGTATCCCCGAAGGTTGAGCGGGGTCCCCCGGGCGATCCGCGGCGGCGGTTCGTGCGTTGTGTCCCTCACGCGATTTCCCGTTCGCCCCCCCCTCCCAGGAAGCCCCGATGCTCTCCCGCTGGTCCCCCCGCCTGCTGGCGTCGCTCGCCGCCGGCCTGCTCGTCGCGCTGCCCGGCTGTTCCTCCGAGAAGAAGGGCGACTCCCCGGACGCGGCGCCCGTCGGCGTCGACGCGGACGCCGACACGCCCGCCTTCTCCCTCGCCTGGAGCGAATATCCCTCCTGGAGCGCCTTCGGCGTGGCGGAGAGCGAGGGGCTGATCGACGGCGCCGCGGGCTCCCTCGGCGAGATGGAGCAGAAGTGGAACGTGGACGTGGTCCTCAAGCAGGCGGACTACGACCCCTGCCTGGGCCTGTACGCCGACGGTCAGGTGGACGCGGTCTGCATCACGAATATCGACATCCTCCCGCTGGCCGGCGGGCGCCCGGCGGTGGTGGCCTTCCCGACCAGCACCAGCGTGGGCGGCGACGCGGTGCTCGCCGTCGGGGTGAACGACGTGGCCGGTTTGAAGGCCGTCGACACCCGTGGGCTGGAGGCCACCGTCTCCCAGTACGTCTTCCGGCGCTGTCTGGAGGAACGCGGCGAGAACCCCGCCGACTACCCCTATAAATCGATGGACCCGGCCGAGGCCGCCCGCGCGCTGCAGGACAGTCAGATTAAAAGCTGCTGCGTCTGGAACCCGTTCCTGCTCTCCGCCGAACGCAACACGCCCAACGCCAAGCGGTTGATGGACTCCTCGGAGATTCCCGAGGAGGTCGTCGACCTGGTCGCGATCGGTAAGGACAGCCTCGCCAAGCCCGGCGGCGACCGCTTCGCCGCCTGCCTCGCGGAGACCTTCCACGCCTTCAATACGAAGCTGAACGCCGACGACGATTTGAAGGTCGCCCTCGGCGAGCGCGTCGGCATGAAGTTGAATCTGGACGAGATGAACACGGTGATGGAGCAGTCCCGCTTCTACGCCACCGCCGCCGACGCCAAGGCCCTGATGACGAAGGCGGAGTTCGCCGAGCAGACGATGCCCAGGGTCGCTGAGTTCACCGCGGCCCACACCGGCGAGGAGGCCCCGGCCTACGGCTTCGAGGACGACGCCGCGGCGTTGAACTTCACCACAAAGTACCTCGACCTGGAAACGGCCGGCCCGGCCAAGTGACCCGCGGTTTTTACTAACCCGAAGCGTCAGCGAGGGGCGCCGCGCCCGTCACTCGGACAAACGCTGCGTCCCTCGCTAACGCTTCGGGTTTGTTCCTCCCAGGTTCACCCATGATTCGCCAGCCGATCCGCCCGCTCACCCGCGTCACCCTCGGCGTCGGCTGTGCGCTCGTGCTTGTGTTGGCCTAATCCGCCCCCACCCCGGTCGGCGCCGGGCGGGGGCCGACGCTGCTGTTCTTCGGTTCCATCCCGCCGACGGCCATGCTGGCGGTTTATTACCGGGCCTTCGGCATCGGCGAGGCGCTGTACGTCGGCCTGATCGCCCTGGGCGTCTTCCCGCTGCTGGCCGGCGGTCTCTATAAAAGCGTGCTCACCGACGTCACCGACCACGCCGTCAGCGAGGCCTATACGCTGGGGGCCAGCCACGCGGAGGCCGTCTGGAACGTGATCGTCCCGCAGACGCTCCCGCGGTTCCTCGAAAGCCTGCGACTGGCGGCCGGGTTGGGGATGATCTTCCTCATCGCCGCCGAACGGCTACTGGCGGACGTGGGCATCGTTTATCAGCATGATACGCTGTACGACTTCCTCACCGCCCAGGGCAACGTGGCGCAGGGGCTCATGCTGGACCGCACCTCGCTGGCGTTCCGGTTCTTTCAATATCCGGCGTGTGAGAGCCGTCGGGAACTATCCCAGTCCGAACGCCCAGGTGACGAGCGTCGCGGCGAGGAACGTCCCGAACAGCAGGGCCGGCGTGCAGACGAAGATCCACACGAGGATCGACCAAACGCCCTGACTCAAAAGAACCCGTAGCGGGAACGCGACCGGCCGCCCGTCGCGGAGCCGTTCGTTCACCGCGTCCGTAGCGTGCAGCAGGGCCACGGCCACGACCCCGACGGCCGCGAACAGGGCGACCATGATCGCGAAAAAGACGGGCCCCTCGTCGCGGTCGGCACCTTTCCACAGAAGAACCTGCGCCGAAAACAACGCCCCGAACGCCGCGGCGGCGGGGAGCTTGATCCAGAACCCGCGCTCCCCGAGCGTTTCGAGGACAGGTCGGGAGAACGCCAAGCGGATCGGCAGACAGCTGACGACGAAGCCCGCGAGGAAGAACACGATCTGCCAGAACGGCGATCGAAAATCTTCCTTCACCAGGAGAACGGCCGGGACCTCTCCGCCCGGCCAATCCTCGTCCTCAAACTGTTCTGGGAGGTCAGCCGTCATCCGTTTCGGCCTCTGGCAGCAGTTCGGCGACGGGCAGCGAGAATGCGCGACCGTCGAGGGCGAACTCGATCGTTTCCTCTTCGCCGTAGGTCCTCAGGGAGCGATAGGTCTCGCCGTGCGGGTCGGTGCGGACCTCCAACACCCGCTCCGGCAGGTTCACGATCCAATACGGGCTGATTCCCGCCGTGGCGTAGATCGCCGCTTTGCGGGTGCGATCGTGGTGGAGCGTGCTGTCGGACACCTCCACCACCAGCGCAACCTCGTCGGGCCGAGGCTTCCGGGAGTAGAAGAATTTGCTCGCCTTCTTGAGCACGGCGACGTCCGGCTCCGGCTCGCTGCGCGGCATGACGATGCTCTTTTCCTCGCGGACGCTCCAGCCGGACGGGATTAATTCTCGGAGCACGTCCGCAGCGAGACCGACGTGGAACTCCTGCGGGGCGTACGCCGGCGACATCTCGACCAGTTCTTCGTCTAACAGTTCGATCCGCCGACCCCCGATCCCGTCGAACACCCCGGCACCGATCATGGCGTGATACATCTCCACCGTGACCCGCAGCGGACGCGGCGACTCCGGCGGCGGGACAGGTTCGGGGGTCGAAACGCCGACCGGCCGCTCCCGCAGGGCGGGGGCGGCCGGGGCGGGCGTCGGCGGCGGGGCGTCGAGGAGGTCCGGCATCCCGGCAGTTTACCCGATCATTTGGTCGCCGCGGCGGCCGTCTTGACCGGGGCGGCGTCGGCGAGGGCCATCAGGGCGTAGGCGGTGACCATGTTCGGGTCGCCCTCGTACCAGCGGTCCGCCTCGTTCACCCAGCTGCCGTTCTCCCGCTGCATGGAGAGCAGTTGGGCGGCGAGGTCCGCCCGCCAGTCGTGCGTCACGCCGTCGGCGTCGGTCAGCGTGTCCTCGCCGAGGACGCTCATCGTTTTGCCGAACGCCTGGAGATAATAATAGTGCCCCTGCAAACCCATCCCCGGGTTTTCGGCGAGGGTGTAATGTTTGGCGGCCCAGTCGCGGGCGGCTTTGACGCGGGGGTCGTTCTTGGTCAGGCCGGCGTAGATCATCGACTTCAACCCGGCGTAGGTCATGCTGGCGTAGCTCCGCAGGCCGCCGTTCGCCGTGGTGCCGGCCTTCGTCTGTCCGCCGAGGGCGGGGGTGTAATAGAAGCCGCCGTCATTAATTTTCGCGGCGTTCGGCGTGTCGTTGCCGTGGCCTTCGAGGTTCTGCGTGCGGGTGACGAAGACCAGCGCCTTCTGGATCGCCTCGTCCTCCGGCCCGCTGCCGCTGGCCTTCAGGGCCTCGACGAGGAACTGCGTGTTGGAAAGGTCCGGCCGGTCGCCGCCGCTGCCGTAGCCGGCGCCGCCCCAGCGGGGGTCGTCGCTTTCAATCCCTTCGCCCTCGTCCCATTGCAGCCCCTTGAGGAACGCCCGGGCGCCCGCGATCGGCTTGGCGTACTCGTCGCCCTCCACCCGGGAGAGCGCCATCAGGGCCAGGGCGGTTTCGTAATTGCGGTGGGTGGAGCCTTCGGAATAAATCCCGCCGTCCTCGCGGACGTTCGCTTCCAGATAGTCCAGCGCCTTGGCGATCGTGGGACTGTCGGCGGCGAGGCCGGAGTCCAGCAGCGAGACGGCGACGATGGCGCTGATGCCCAGCGATTCCTTACTGCTCCACCCGCCGTCGTCGTTCTGGGTGGTGCGGAGAAAATCAATTCCTCGCTGCCGAGCGGCGTTGATTTCCGCGGCGTCGGGGGCCTCGGTGCCCGCCGCGGTCACGGGCGGATCGGCGGCGACGGCGAGGGTCGGACCCGCCGCGAGGGCGGAGAGGGCGAAAGCGAACGGGGCGAGGGCGAGCCGCACGAGAAACTCCGGGGTGTGAATGACGAACTGACGAGGGGGGCGATCCGGGAGGCGTATTCTACGGACGGCCGCCCCGAGGGTGAGGGTGCAACGGGAATTGAACCGGGGGCCGCGGTCAGAAGCCTTCGGTCACTTCGCCGCCGCCGCGGGTGCCGGCGGCCCGCCAGATGTCGCGGGTCACGCTTTCGGAGACCGATTGCACGCTGCCGTCCATCATCGCGGTCTGAACCACGCCGGTGTGGTACGACCGGCTGGTGATCGCCGCCATCGTGGCGTTGACGCTCCCGCCGCTCTGTTTGCCCTCCTGCCAGGAGGAGAAGTCCACGTCGTACTCCTCCTGCGTGCTCGGATCGACCCAAATGACCTCGGTGTTCGGGGTGAAGACCGTGGTGAAGCCGGTGTGGTGCACGCGGCCGTCCGGCCATTCCGTGTGGCCGGTGTTGGAGTTCTGATCGCCGAGCTTCTTGTCGGAGTCCGCCGTGTAGCCCAGCACGTCGTCAACGGCGTCCGGCACGGGCGTGTTCGCCGGCAGCGGGCCGCTGTGGTTGCGGAAATAGGGGGTGAAAGCCTTCACCTCCGCGATCATCAGCGTGTTGGTGGAGCCGTCGCGGACGTGGGAAATCGACAGCCGGGAGTTCGGGAAGAACGGCCCGTCCCCGCCGAGGCCCTTGCTGCCGCCCCGTGCGGGGTCCCAGACCAGCCAGGTGCCGAAATTAAAGCCGTAGGTGGTCGGGTACAGGTACCGGGCGACTTTGCCGGTGTCCCGGGGCACGAACGACAGCGGATCGCTGGGGCAGCCGAACGTGGGGATCTTCAGCCCGTCGAGCGTCGCCTGATCGTCCCAGGCGAGAGACAAGTTGACGTACTGGGCCAGCGTGCCCTGGTCGATCTCCGGCAGAATCCGGCCGTGGACGCCCCAGGAGCCGTTATTGCCGGTGTACCCGGCCGTCGACAGGCAGGCGCTGGGCGGGATCACCGAGGTCGTGCTGTGATAGTTATGAACCGCCAGCGCGAGCTGTTTGAGGTTGTTCTGGCACTGGGCCCGGCGGGCTGCCTCCCGGGCCTGCTGCACCGCGGGGAGCAGCAGGGAAACCAGGATCGCAATGATCGCAATGACCACCAGCAGTTCGATCAGCGTAAACCCGGCCCGGCGGTGAGTCATCGCTCGCGCCCCGGTGCTGCGGGGGGAGCGGGCAGACGTTTTCGTGGCGCTAAGGGGCATGAACTATGAGTAAAACGGGGGCGGGACGACCGCCGAACGGTGGGGCCGCGAACAATGCGGCAACCGCCGCCGCCCGGGGCCAAACGTTTTCCAAGCGAACCGCCGCCGTCGCGGAGGGCGGGGAACCTTGTCGAGCGGGGCGAAGAGTCGTCAAGCTGCCGGATTGATGGCTCCCCCCCCCGTCGCCGCCAACGCCGCTGCTCCGGAGACACGGGCGACGGACGAGTTGCTGGGGGGGATCGACGCGCTGGGCGGCGCCGGGCTGCTGGGGCGGGCGGGGACGCTCCGCATGCGGGTGGAGACGCCGGAGAACATCGTCCTCGAACTGCCGCTGGCCGGCGTGACGCGGCGCTGCGGGGCCTGGCTGATCGACACGGGCATCCGGGCGGCGATCCTCGTCGCCGCCCTGCTGGTCATTGTGCCGATCGCCTGTGCGGGCCTGGGGGAGTTCGCGTTCGGGGCCTTCCTGTTGCTGGCGTTCGTCAGCGAGTGGGGCTACTTCACGGCGTTCGAGGCGTTCAACGGCGGGCGGACGCCGGGCAAGGCGCTGTTCGGCCTGCGGGTGGTGCGGACGGACGGCGGGCCGGTCACCTTCTGGCCGGCGCTGGTGCGGAACCTGCTGCGGTTCGCTGACGCCTTGCCGCTGATGTTCACCGCCCCGCCGCACGTCATGCCCTCTCTCCTCTGGCCGCCGCCCCTGCCGCTGTACGGGCTGGGGGCGCTCTGCTGTACGCTGAGCCCGCGGGGCCAGCGGATCGGCGACCTGTTCGCCGGCACCGTGGTGATCCGCACCCACCCCGCGACGCCGCCCAAGCAGCCGGTAATCCTCGATAAAATCGCCCCGCTGGACCGCGCCCTGATCGCCGGCCCCCGGCCGCCCCGCAGCACGCTGGCGACGGTGGACGAATACCTCGCCCGCCGCGGCGTGCTGGACCACGAGCGCGGCCACCAACTCGCCCTGCCGCTGGCCCTCGCCGTCGCCCGCCGCCTGCGGTACGGCGGCGACCCGGCCGGGGTGAAGGTCTACCCGATGGCCTTCCTCGCCAGGGTCTGGGCGACGTACCTGCGACCGGAAGACGACGCGAACGAACCAGACCGGGGGCGCCGATGACGGGTCGCTGCAGCACGCCCCGCGCGGTGAGCCCGGAGCGCAAGCTCCGGCCGTCGGCGCAGCCCGACGGCAAGTCCGATCGGCGTCACCAGACGAACGCACAGCCGGAGCTTGCGCTCCGGGCTCACGACGCCCTCGGCACGCTCTCGGCTGGGGGCGTGCAATGACGAAGCGCGACTTTCTCGCCGCCCGGCGGCCGCGGTGGGCGCGGTTCACGGAGCTGCTGGACCGGTTCGACCGCCGTCGGCTGCGGGGCCGCACGGCCGGGGAGGTGGCGGAACTGTCCCGCGGGCTGCGGGAGCTGGCCGCGGACCTCGCCGCCGTGCGGGCCCACGGCTGGGGCGATCGGCTGGACGAGTACCTCAACACGCTGCTGGGCCGCGGGCACACGGCCTTCTACGCCGCCCCGGCCTCGCCGCTGGGCGGGGCGGCGGGCTACCTGCTGCACGGCTTCCCGCGGGTCTTCCGGCGGAACGGGCGGTTCTTCCTCGTCGCGGCGGTGCTGTTCTTCGGGCCGTTCTGCGTCGCTTGGGCGGCGGTCGCGCTGCGGCCGTCGCTCGCCGACCGCATCCTCCCCCCGGAGGCCCAGGCGATGTACGACGAGATGTACGCCGAGGGCGGCGGCCTCGACCCCGACGGCCCCAGTGAAGCGGACAGCGGCGAAGACGACAGCGGCGAAGCCGAATCCGCCTTCGACCTCGGCGCCTACGGCGGGCAGCGGAGCCTCATGGCGGGGTTCTACGTTTACAACAACGTCGGCATCGCCCTGAAGTGCTTCGCCCTCGGGGTGACGTTCGGACTGGGCACGATCTACGTGCTGCTGTCGAACGGCATCCAGATCGGGGCAGTGTTCGGCTACGCGGGGGTCAGCGGGAACGGCGAGCGGCTGTTCAGCTTCGCGGTCACGCACGGCTCGTTCGAACTGACCGCCATCGCCGTGGCCGGCGGGGCCGGGCTGATGCTCGCCGATGCGATGCTGCACCCCGGGCGGCGGTCGCGGCTGGGCAGCCTGATCGTGCGGGGCCGGGAGGCGATCCAGGTCGCCGCCGGCGCCGCGGTCATGCTGATGATCGCCGCCGGGCTGGAGGCGTTCTGGTCCCCGGCGCCGATCGCCCCGAGCGTCAAGTACGCCGTCGGCGGGAGCCTGTGGGTGGCCGTGTTCGCCTGGCTGCTGCTCGCCGGCCGCGGCGGGGCGCACGCCGAACCGACGGGGGTGAACCAATGAACGCGTTCCGCCGCGTCCATGAGCTCCGCCCGTCAGGAAGGGGCCGCTCACCCGTATCCGCAGACCGATCCCGTCTGTCCGCAGGCAGATCCCGTCAGCGCGCGGGCGGCCGCGAGAATGACCCCTCCCTCACGGTCGGGGCTCGGGGCGGGAGTCGGGGGGCGCCGCGATGAGCCGACCTTTTGCTGTGCCGCTGGCCCCGTACGGGCCGGCGGGGGCGTTGGACGTGGGCCTCGCCGCCTGCGGGGCCAACCCCGTGCTGTGGCTGCGGTTCGCCGCGGCCGGCGGGCTGCCGGCGGCGCTGCTGGCGGACGCCGCCGGTCGGGCCTGCGGGCACGGCTGGGTCGTCGGCACGCTGGCCGTACTGTTCGTGACCGCCCCGCTGGGCCTGCGGATCGCCGCCACCGCGGTGCGGGGGACCTTCGGGGACGGCGACGCGGGGACCGGCGAGACGACCGACGCCGACGCCCCCCGGCTGCGCACCCAACGGGAACGCACCCGGGAGGCGCTGCTCTCCGGCCTGTGCGTGCTGCTGGCGGCGCTGTACCTCGCCCCCCGCTGGCTGGACCTGCCGACGGCCTTCGGGGCCTGGCTGGCCGACCCGACGGGGCGGTTCTCCGTCGCCGCGACGCTCGCCGCGGCACTGGGGCTGCGGACCGCCTCGGACCTCTCCCGCCGGGCGCCGTTCCCCCCGCGGTCCGGGCGGCTGCTGGCGGGGCGAATCGCCGTGCGGGCGCTGCTCGGCTGGCCGCTGTGGCTGTTCTTCCTCCCGGATTGGGAGCTGCTGGCGTGGATCTGTCTGGTGATGTGGACGCCGATCGCGGTGGGGATCGCGGGGAAGTTCGCCTTCCGGTCCGAACGGCGGGCGCTGCGGGCGATTTCCGCCCGGCTGCACGACGAACACGCCGACGGCCTGCTGAAGACCTGGGTCATGGCCCTCGCTGTGCGGGCGAACGTGACCGGGGCGCTCGTCGCGGCGTTGTGGCTGATCGGAATGCTGACGGCGGACTTGATCGGCTCCGCCCTGCTGAACTGGCGGCCGGCACTGGGGGCGGCGCTGGAGGCCGGGTGGTCCGACGGGGGGAGCTTCTGGGCGGCGCTGGCCGACGA
Coding sequences within:
- a CDS encoding stage II sporulation protein M: MTKRDFLAARRPRWARFTELLDRFDRRRLRGRTAGEVAELSRGLRELAADLAAVRAHGWGDRLDEYLNTLLGRGHTAFYAAPASPLGGAAGYLLHGFPRVFRRNGRFFLVAAVLFFGPFCVAWAAVALRPSLADRILPPEAQAMYDEMYAEGGGLDPDGPSEADSGEDDSGEAESAFDLGAYGGQRSLMAGFYVYNNVGIALKCFALGVTFGLGTIYVLLSNGIQIGAVFGYAGVSGNGERLFSFAVTHGSFELTAIAVAGGAGLMLADAMLHPGRRSRLGSLIVRGREAIQVAAGAAVMLMIAAGLEAFWSPAPIAPSVKYAVGGSLWVAVFAWLLLAGRGGAHAEPTGVNQ